From a region of the Candidatus Brocadia sp. genome:
- a CDS encoding chloride channel protein, translating into MDIRVFFKRIIFKNIERWINYRGMSESLILICAALLVGIASGSGVLLFKKMIKLVHWGMFNGFGFILLFFGHWTFMLVPVMPLAGGLVVGLIVRYSLREDRYHGVAGVMESVALAGGRLYYRLLPAKTIAASLSIGSGASVGPEDPSVQIGSNLGSMFGQLLRFSDERVRVLVAAGAASGVAAAFNAPIASVFFALEIIIGELSSKAFGIIALSAVVSSVFTQAISGPEPAFHVPAYALHSVWELPLYLGLGVISGPIAAIYTRLLYAARDIFNQWRIPRWLKPAIAGLIVGLVGIYLPHVFGEGYETIEKILDAKPLALSLLLLLLIAKLFLTPISIGGGFFGGVFAPSLFLGATAGGAYGLIVQQLFPALHIAPPAFAMVGMAAVLAGAVHAPLTAIILLFEMTNNYKIILPLMFAVTVSLYLSRYLQRDSIYTFGLARKGIRLEHGRVVDILESINVDEIMEKNVVTLREADSLITASNLLLQTRHRSLPVLNEAGELAGILTVQDIERAQNEGDNKDCTVGETCTRELLLAHPDETIGAALRRMGIRDLDSLPVVLRNNQSCLVGLLSSTDIVRAYDLALTRREQIKHRAHQVHLNTVGGVNVEKITVESGSHCANKQIREVTWPRESVIATVRRGRKIFIPDGDTILKEGDVLVIVADIEIREQIQRLCSPVRAV; encoded by the coding sequence ATGGACATAAGAGTATTTTTTAAGCGGATAATTTTTAAAAATATTGAGCGATGGATTAATTACCGTGGTATGTCCGAGTCTCTTATCCTTATCTGCGCGGCACTTCTTGTTGGTATTGCCAGCGGTTCTGGCGTATTGCTTTTTAAAAAGATGATTAAGCTGGTACACTGGGGTATGTTCAATGGTTTTGGATTCATCTTGTTGTTTTTTGGTCATTGGACGTTCATGCTTGTGCCTGTTATGCCTCTCGCGGGCGGTCTTGTCGTCGGATTGATTGTTCGGTATTCCTTGCGTGAGGATCGCTATCATGGGGTAGCAGGTGTGATGGAGTCAGTGGCATTAGCAGGGGGGAGGCTTTATTATCGACTTTTACCGGCAAAAACAATTGCAGCGTCTCTATCCATCGGTTCTGGCGCATCTGTCGGGCCAGAGGATCCTTCAGTACAAATTGGATCAAATCTTGGCTCAATGTTTGGGCAACTCTTGCGTTTTTCTGATGAACGGGTGCGTGTGCTCGTTGCGGCGGGTGCAGCAAGTGGAGTTGCCGCTGCCTTTAATGCTCCGATTGCAAGCGTATTTTTTGCGCTGGAAATAATCATAGGAGAATTGAGCAGCAAGGCGTTTGGCATCATAGCCTTGTCGGCTGTGGTATCATCGGTGTTCACGCAAGCTATATCAGGTCCAGAGCCTGCATTTCACGTTCCAGCCTATGCATTGCATTCAGTATGGGAACTGCCGTTGTATTTAGGATTAGGGGTGATATCCGGACCCATTGCGGCAATATATACTCGTTTACTGTATGCTGCCCGCGATATTTTCAATCAATGGCGCATCCCCCGTTGGCTTAAGCCTGCAATTGCCGGTCTTATTGTTGGCCTTGTGGGAATTTATCTGCCTCATGTGTTTGGCGAAGGATACGAAACGATTGAAAAAATTCTCGATGCAAAACCCCTGGCATTAAGTCTTTTGCTTCTATTGCTGATAGCTAAACTTTTTCTAACCCCGATAAGTATTGGCGGCGGCTTTTTTGGCGGCGTATTTGCTCCGTCCCTATTCCTGGGGGCAACAGCCGGGGGGGCTTATGGACTCATTGTCCAGCAGCTTTTTCCTGCTCTTCATATTGCGCCACCTGCGTTTGCTATGGTGGGAATGGCAGCCGTTCTTGCTGGCGCAGTGCATGCTCCGCTTACCGCAATTATTCTCCTGTTTGAAATGACGAATAATTATAAGATTATTTTGCCCTTAATGTTTGCCGTGACTGTCAGTCTTTACCTTTCTCGTTATTTACAACGTGACTCTATATATACCTTTGGTTTGGCGCGTAAGGGCATACGTCTGGAGCACGGGCGCGTTGTAGACATACTGGAGTCAATTAATGTGGATGAGATTATGGAGAAGAATGTTGTGACGTTACGTGAGGCTGATTCGTTAATAACAGCGTCCAATTTACTTCTGCAAACACGACATCGTAGTTTACCGGTGCTGAATGAAGCAGGAGAACTCGCCGGAATTCTTACTGTGCAGGATATTGAGCGTGCGCAGAATGAAGGCGATAACAAAGATTGCACCGTTGGCGAAACCTGTACGCGAGAATTGCTTCTTGCACATCCTGATGAAACAATTGGCGCCGCATTGCGCCGCATGGGGATTCGCGATCTGGACAGCTTACCCGTTGTGTTGCGTAACAATCAAAGTTGTTTGGTAGGCTTGTTGAGTAGCACGGACATAGTGCGTGCCTATGATCTGGCATTAACCCGCCGTGAGCAAATTAAACATCGTGCACACCAGGTACACCTTAATACTGTTGGAGGTGTAAACGTGGAAAAAATTACGGTGGAGTCCGGCTCACACTGTGCAAACAAACAGATTCGGGAGGTGACCTGGCCTCGAGAATCAGTGATCGCAACCGTTCGAAGAGGGAGAAAAATATTTATTCCGGATGGTGATACAATCTTAAAAGAAGGCGATGTGTTGGTGATTGTGGCGGATATCGAAATACGTGAACAAATTCAACGCCTTTGTTCACCTGTAAGAGCTGTTTAA
- a CDS encoding zinc-dependent peptidase has product MFGFKHRRRDHLHSVPLPQAWLKIIERNVPYYRYLPEADRRELQGHIQVFLAEKRFEGCGGLQITDEMKVTIAAQACLLLLHRDTDYYPTMISILVYPSAYIAHVSESAGGIIREGDSVRLGESWHHGAVVLSWDDVLRGAADIHDGHNVVLHEFAHQLDQEGGAAHGSPILPRRSMYVAWARVLGAEYLHLQQDAKHGRRTMLDKYGATNPAEFFAVATECFFEKAIQLKRKHPELYEELKLYYQQDPAQLSVR; this is encoded by the coding sequence ATGTTTGGCTTTAAGCATCGGCGTCGTGATCACCTGCACTCTGTTCCATTACCCCAGGCATGGCTTAAAATCATTGAGCGGAATGTCCCATACTATCGTTATCTGCCGGAGGCCGATCGGCGGGAACTGCAGGGGCATATCCAGGTATTCCTTGCTGAAAAGCGTTTCGAGGGCTGTGGCGGTTTGCAAATAACGGATGAAATGAAGGTCACCATTGCGGCGCAGGCATGCCTGCTTCTCTTACACCGGGATACGGACTACTACCCAACCATGATTTCGATATTAGTGTATCCAAGCGCATATATAGCGCATGTGTCTGAGTCGGCAGGTGGAATTATACGTGAGGGTGATTCTGTCAGACTTGGCGAATCATGGCATCATGGGGCAGTTGTCCTGTCATGGGATGACGTGCTTCGGGGTGCGGCTGATATTCATGATGGTCACAACGTTGTCCTGCATGAGTTTGCACATCAGCTGGATCAGGAGGGTGGAGCTGCCCATGGGTCGCCCATTTTGCCGCGCCGTTCGATGTATGTTGCGTGGGCACGTGTGCTTGGCGCAGAATATCTACATTTACAACAAGATGCCAAACATGGCCGGCGGACTATGCTGGACAAGTACGGCGCCACAAATCCCGCGGAATTTTTTGCCGTGGCAACGGAATGTTTCTTCGAAAAAGCCATACAACTCAAACGAAAACATCCTGAGCTTTACGAAGAGTTAAAACTTTATTATCAGCAAGACCCGGCACAACTATCTGTAAGATAG
- a CDS encoding efflux RND transporter permease subunit gives MNISGPFIRRPVMTTLVMIGILLFGIAGYRLLPVSDLPNVDFPTLLVSASLPGASPETMSSSVATPLERQFSTIEGLDSMTSTSALGSTQITLQFKLSRNIDAAAQDVQTAITQATPFLPQDLPQPPTYKKVNPADQPVLYIALTSRTLPLWELHDYADTLMAQRISMTSGVSLVQIYGPQKYAVRVQLNPHALAGKGIGIDTVEDALRNANVNLPTGTLDGTHKAFTILATGQLFKAFDYRSVIVTYRDGSPVRLEELGRIIDSVENDKAAAWYVDKNGSQRAVVLAVQRQPGTNAVEVAGNVKKLLPVFQSHLPPSAEMHILYDRSESILKSIHEVKFTMILTFALVVMTILLFLRNFSATVIPSLALPLSIVGTFAVMYLFNYSMDNLSLVALILAIGFVVDDAIVILENIVRHMEMGEKPFQAALKGSGEISFTILSMTLSLAAVFIPVLFMGGVVGRLFREFAVTICVAILISGFVSLSLTPMLCSRFLRPPSEKKHGRLYMAIENFFNRLLKVYERSLRLALQYRLTTLAASGVILLATGYFFTTIPKGFLPNEDQGQIFAITEAQEGISFDKMVQLQQSVADIVHKDPNVKDFYSSVGSSGAAASPNQGMMFIHLKPRSERRLSSAQVIGELHQKLATIPGIRIFMQDPPEIRIGGRLTKSLYQFTLQSPNIEELYHYAPILEAEMQNLPILQDVTSDLQIKSPQINVVIHRDKASTLGVTARQIESALYSAYGNRWVSTIYAPNDQYKVIMELEPQYQINQDTLHMLYINSLNGLPIPLYAVATLTENLGPQTINHLGQFPAVTISFNLKPGISLSEAVTGVNELARKTLPPAINTSFQGTAQEFQSSMQGLGVLLFLAILVIYIVLGILYESFIHPITILSGLPSAGLGALMTLLLFHLDLDVYGFVGLVMLIGIVKKNAIMQIDFALETQRKEGTNPLEAIYQGCLTRFRPIMMTTMAALMGALPIALGFGAGAEARRPLGLVMVGGLLFSQLVTLYLTPVFYTYMDTFQEKVRTLFQRSSRKEIMEQQQLTRLS, from the coding sequence GTGAATATTTCAGGGCCTTTTATCCGGCGTCCGGTCATGACAACTCTCGTCATGATCGGGATACTCCTCTTTGGTATTGCAGGATACCGGCTCCTGCCGGTGAGCGACCTCCCCAACGTTGACTTTCCAACACTTCTGGTAAGCGCCAGCCTTCCTGGCGCCAGTCCTGAAACCATGTCTTCGTCCGTTGCGACGCCCCTGGAGCGGCAGTTTTCAACGATTGAAGGCTTAGATTCCATGACCTCCACCAGCGCCCTGGGGTCCACGCAGATTACCCTTCAGTTTAAACTAAGCCGGAATATTGATGCAGCAGCGCAGGACGTACAGACTGCCATTACCCAGGCTACACCATTTCTTCCTCAGGATTTGCCCCAACCTCCCACCTATAAGAAGGTAAACCCTGCCGACCAGCCTGTCTTGTATATTGCCCTGACTTCCCGGACGCTTCCCCTCTGGGAACTGCATGATTACGCGGACACCCTGATGGCGCAGCGTATCTCCATGACCAGCGGGGTCTCGCTGGTCCAGATTTACGGACCACAGAAATATGCCGTTCGCGTTCAACTTAACCCCCATGCCCTTGCCGGTAAAGGTATTGGAATCGACACGGTAGAAGACGCGCTCCGCAATGCAAATGTTAATCTGCCTACAGGAACCCTGGATGGAACCCACAAGGCATTTACCATCCTTGCTACCGGCCAACTATTCAAGGCCTTCGACTACCGTTCCGTTATCGTAACCTACCGCGACGGTTCGCCAGTGCGTCTTGAGGAACTGGGAAGGATCATTGACAGCGTTGAAAATGATAAGGCTGCTGCCTGGTACGTGGACAAAAACGGAAGCCAGCGGGCCGTTGTGCTGGCAGTTCAGCGCCAGCCGGGAACGAATGCAGTTGAAGTTGCTGGTAACGTCAAAAAACTCCTGCCTGTCTTCCAATCGCATCTGCCGCCTTCGGCTGAAATGCATATTCTCTATGACCGTTCAGAATCAATCCTGAAATCGATCCACGAAGTTAAATTTACCATGATCCTGACTTTTGCCCTGGTTGTTATGACCATACTCCTTTTTCTGCGTAATTTCTCTGCCACGGTGATCCCCAGTCTGGCGCTCCCGCTGTCCATTGTAGGCACCTTTGCCGTAATGTATCTCTTCAATTACAGCATGGACAACCTCTCCCTTGTGGCATTGATTCTTGCAATCGGGTTTGTGGTAGACGATGCCATCGTCATCCTTGAAAACATCGTCCGTCATATGGAGATGGGGGAAAAGCCATTCCAGGCGGCGCTCAAGGGGTCCGGGGAAATCAGTTTTACCATTCTCTCCATGACGCTTTCACTCGCAGCCGTGTTTATTCCCGTGCTGTTCATGGGAGGCGTTGTCGGACGATTATTCCGGGAATTTGCCGTTACCATTTGTGTGGCAATTCTGATATCAGGTTTTGTCTCACTTAGTCTTACCCCCATGCTTTGTAGTCGTTTCTTACGTCCACCGTCTGAGAAGAAACACGGACGTCTGTACATGGCTATTGAGAATTTCTTCAACAGGCTGCTAAAAGTTTATGAACGGAGTCTCAGGCTGGCTTTGCAGTATCGTCTGACCACGCTGGCAGCTTCCGGCGTCATCCTTTTGGCTACGGGATATTTTTTTACAACAATTCCCAAGGGATTCCTTCCGAACGAAGATCAGGGACAGATTTTCGCCATTACAGAAGCTCAGGAGGGAATCTCTTTCGATAAGATGGTACAACTCCAGCAGTCCGTGGCGGATATCGTCCACAAAGACCCGAACGTTAAGGACTTTTATTCGAGTGTCGGCAGTTCAGGCGCTGCTGCCAGTCCCAACCAGGGAATGATGTTTATCCATTTAAAACCACGATCCGAGCGCCGTCTGAGTTCTGCGCAGGTAATTGGTGAATTGCATCAAAAGCTCGCCACGATTCCGGGCATCAGAATTTTCATGCAGGACCCTCCCGAAATTCGCATCGGGGGGCGGCTGACAAAAAGCCTGTATCAGTTTACCTTGCAAAGTCCGAACATAGAAGAACTTTATCATTATGCCCCAATCCTGGAAGCCGAAATGCAGAATCTGCCAATATTGCAAGATGTAACCAGCGACTTGCAGATCAAGAGTCCGCAAATAAACGTTGTAATTCACCGGGACAAGGCCTCGACACTCGGGGTAACAGCGAGACAAATCGAAAGTGCGCTCTACAGCGCCTACGGTAACCGGTGGGTCTCAACGATCTATGCACCCAATGACCAATATAAGGTCATCATGGAATTAGAGCCGCAGTATCAGATAAATCAGGATACCTTGCACATGCTTTATATAAACTCGTTGAATGGACTTCCCATTCCGTTATACGCGGTCGCAACGCTGACAGAGAATCTTGGCCCTCAGACAATTAACCACCTGGGACAGTTCCCAGCCGTTACGATTTCATTTAACCTCAAACCAGGAATCTCCCTGAGCGAGGCCGTTACCGGGGTCAACGAACTGGCGCGCAAGACCTTGCCCCCTGCCATTAACACCAGCTTTCAGGGCACTGCACAGGAATTCCAATCGTCAATGCAAGGGCTGGGAGTGTTATTATTTTTGGCCATTCTGGTCATTTATATCGTTTTGGGAATACTTTATGAGAGCTTTATCCACCCGATAACCATCCTGTCTGGACTTCCTTCCGCCGGATTGGGTGCGCTCATGACACTCCTCCTTTTCCACCTGGATTTGGATGTTTACGGCTTCGTGGGTCTCGTCATGTTAATAGGGATCGTCAAGAAGAATGCCATTATGCAGATCGATTTTGCCCTGGAAACACAAAGGAAAGAGGGGACGAATCCTTTAGAGGCGATATATCAGGGGTGTCTGACCCGGTTCCGTCCCATCATGATGACTACCATGGCAGCGCTCATGGGCGCTTTGCCGATAGCCCTTGGCTTTGGCGCAGGGGCGGAGGCGCGCCGTCCCCTGGGGCTTGTTATGGTAGGAGGTCTGCTTTTTTCCCAGCTTGTTACCCTTTACCTCACCCCTGTTTTTTATACTTACATGGATACCTTCCAGGAAAAAGTCCGAACCCTATTTCAGCGATCATCAAGGAAGGAGATAATGGAGCAGCAGCAGTTAACCAGACTCTCGTAA
- a CDS encoding efflux RND transporter periplasmic adaptor subunit, with amino-acid sequence MNPFLIIRCSFILGIITLAAACSPGAKEKHAMPAAIPVVVAIAEQKDIPIQIHTIGNVEAYSTVSVKARVEGELLRVYFKEGQEVKKGDLLFLIDSRPFKASLKQFEANLARDTAQMKKAEADVLRYNALLKSGVVSKQEYDQYHTNFEAFRATVKADEAAVVNARLQLGYCNIRSPIDGRIGRLEVNQGNIVKDIDTILVTINQTKPIYVTFSLPEQELSEVRRYMAQKNLKVEAIVPKDEMDSVAGELTFINNEVHESTGTILLKAIFVNEDESLWPKQFVNVVLTLTTQPGAVVIPSQAIQIGQEGNYVFVVRPDFTVEFRPVVLGNRFNQETIIAKGLQPGEKVVTDGQFQLVQGSKVEIKNILESLAQSSSGIHNQKVDTYE; translated from the coding sequence ATGAACCCTTTTCTCATTATCAGATGCAGTTTTATCCTGGGAATCATAACCCTCGCTGCGGCTTGTTCACCCGGAGCAAAGGAGAAACATGCGATGCCAGCCGCCATACCGGTTGTCGTGGCTATCGCTGAACAAAAGGACATCCCCATCCAAATACACACCATTGGGAACGTAGAGGCTTATTCTACCGTATCGGTCAAGGCGCGGGTCGAAGGAGAGCTGTTACGCGTCTATTTCAAAGAAGGCCAGGAAGTGAAAAAAGGGGATCTCCTTTTCCTGATCGATTCCCGTCCTTTTAAGGCATCGCTCAAACAATTTGAAGCTAACCTGGCACGAGATACCGCCCAGATGAAAAAGGCAGAGGCGGATGTACTTCGGTACAATGCGTTACTGAAAAGCGGCGTGGTTTCCAAGCAGGAATACGACCAATACCATACCAATTTTGAAGCCTTCAGGGCGACGGTTAAGGCCGATGAGGCCGCTGTGGTAAACGCCCGACTTCAACTTGGATACTGCAATATCCGTTCCCCTATAGACGGCCGTATCGGAAGACTTGAGGTTAATCAGGGCAACATTGTCAAAGACATTGATACCATACTGGTAACAATTAATCAGACGAAGCCGATATATGTCACATTTTCCTTGCCGGAACAGGAGCTATCAGAAGTCAGGAGATACATGGCCCAGAAAAACCTGAAAGTAGAGGCGATTGTTCCTAAAGATGAAATGGATTCAGTCGCTGGAGAACTGACCTTCATAAATAACGAAGTACATGAATCTACGGGCACCATTTTGCTTAAGGCAATCTTTGTCAACGAAGACGAATCCCTCTGGCCAAAACAGTTCGTTAACGTGGTATTAACACTCACTACACAACCGGGTGCAGTCGTAATTCCTTCCCAGGCAATCCAGATAGGCCAGGAAGGCAATTATGTCTTTGTCGTCAGACCCGATTTTACCGTGGAATTCCGGCCAGTCGTTTTAGGGAACCGCTTCAATCAGGAAACGATTATCGCAAAAGGGCTTCAACCCGGCGAGAAGGTAGTAACTGACGGTCAATTCCAGCTTGTCCAGGGAAGTAAAGTGGAAATTAAGAACATCCTGGAGTCCCTGGCGCAAAGCAGTTCTGGTATACATAATCAAAAAGTTGACACCTATGAGTAA